DNA from Thermodesulfatator atlanticus DSM 21156:
GGGTTTATCTTTGGTAAGGCGCTCCTGATAACGGGAAATAAGGGCCTTTTTTTCTTCATAAAGGGTCTTTTTCGTTTGATAATCCTGCCAGGCAGGCCAAAGAACCGTTAACGCAAAATATAAGCTGAGCACCAGAGGAAGCCCGTATATAAAAAGGCGGGAAAAGTTGATACGGGGTGAAAAATTAAAAAAGCGAGCGCGCAAATTCATGGGGCTTATTTTACAGGAGGTTTTTTAGGCGCAAAGTGTTTTTTAGGAAAATTACGCTTCAAAAAAGGAAGTTTCTTTGGCTCACGATTTTGGGGAAGAGGCGGTTTGTGGACCTTGGGCGGTTGTGCCACCTGTGGCTTTACTTCTTTTTGGCGCTCAGGAGAATCTTTTAAAGTGAGCACCAGCCCTTCACACCGACCCCCAAGGATTACTTCCTCAGGGCGGACCTTCACCACCTGGCACTCCCCAAGGGCCTCACCTTCAGCAACAACAAAGCGCCTCTGGTTGTCTTCAAGCCCCAGTTGGCGTTTGCCTGCAGGAAGGACCTCTATCACCGCAAAGCGTTTATTATCTTTGATAAGAGTGCCGCGTAGGATAATAAATCTTTTTAACACGTCTTTTTTGATGTCTTTTTTTTGTTCCGTAAAATATGGTTCGTAGCGTCTTTCTGGTGAAAACAAGTTTTTTTCCACCATAGGTTGATATTCTTCGGCCATGGTCAGGGTCGAAGTAAAGAAAAAAGCTGTTAAAATCCAGAGAACATGAAAAAGCCCCCACAGGGATTTAGTCTTATTGAAATTCTGGTAGCACTGGTAATCGCAGGTATAAGCCTTAGTTGGTTTCTTTATGTGCTTTCTCATTCGTATTACACCTCAGCAAGGCTTTTTGAACGCTTAAAACTTTTTGACGCCGTGTCACCTTTTAGGGCTTATCTTTTAACAGAGCTAAAAGAAGGCGCCATCAACCTGGACGAACTTGAAAACTTCTCTGACGACCCTCTTACCTTTTCTTCATATACCACCTTACCTGAGGGAAAAGTAGCCCTGCAAATAAATCGTAAAGAAAAGAATATTTTCTTTGAAAATTCAGGCAAGCAGGCCAGCTTGCAGGAATATAATTTAATTCTTCAAAATAAAGACCTTGCCGTCCACCTTCTTTGGCAGTTTTATTCATGGCAAGACGGGCAGCCATGAAAAAAGGTTTTACCCTGCTTGAGCTTTTGGTGGTGATTCTTTTAATTGGGCTTCTTGCCACGCTTGTTCTGCCCCGCATAGTGGCTTTTTTGCCCAAAGG
Protein-coding regions in this window:
- a CDS encoding prepilin-type N-terminal cleavage/methylation domain-containing protein, coding for MKKPPQGFSLIEILVALVIAGISLSWFLYVLSHSYYTSARLFERLKLFDAVSPFRAYLLTELKEGAINLDELENFSDDPLTFSSYTTLPEGKVALQINRKEKNIFFENSGKQASLQEYNLILQNKDLAVHLLWQFYSWQDGQP